One genomic segment of Staphylospora marina includes these proteins:
- a CDS encoding transcriptional regulator: MGAARKLKINTGTFKHVEAELHNYWETIKEAKLIRMEIMANSRDDENTGGGRGNLPGDPTGRTVVTLLTHRRLEHLERITRAIRTVYESLDEDKKKLVQLKYWTKPQLRTWSGIARELHVEERTARRWRDKIVTAIAEQLGWW, encoded by the coding sequence ATGGGCGCAGCGAGAAAGTTGAAAATCAACACCGGCACATTCAAGCACGTCGAGGCCGAACTCCACAACTACTGGGAAACCATCAAGGAAGCCAAACTGATTCGCATGGAGATCATGGCCAACAGCCGGGACGACGAAAACACGGGAGGCGGTCGGGGGAATCTCCCCGGCGACCCCACCGGCCGGACGGTGGTCACACTCCTGACGCACCGCCGACTGGAGCACCTGGAACGCATCACCCGGGCGATCCGTACCGTCTACGAAAGTCTGGATGAGGATAAAAAGAAGCTGGTTCAGCTCAAATACTGGACCAAGCCGCAACTCCGCACTTGGTCCGGAATCGCAAGGGAACTTCATGTCGAAGAGCGAACGGCACGCCGTTGGAGAGACAAGATCGTCACGGCCATTGCTGAACAACTCGGGTGGTGGTGA
- a CDS encoding sigma-70 family RNA polymerase sigma factor, producing the protein MTEERERLVVENMPLVKFMFKRYVKGKHLLNTDEILSYGFEGLVVAAKSYKPEKGRFSTYATRAIYSRMCRYFAALERQKKIKTLSLNQLIEPEEPTEFEYFVSDQKDFTEHVVNRLTVEQYMTCLTPLEQRVITLYFGLNGEAEGSSEIGEKMGFSRHMAYKIVLRALKKMQRMHQAV; encoded by the coding sequence GTGACGGAAGAACGGGAGCGGCTGGTGGTAGAGAATATGCCGCTTGTCAAGTTCATGTTCAAGCGGTACGTCAAAGGAAAGCATCTTTTGAACACAGATGAAATCCTGAGTTACGGTTTCGAGGGGTTGGTTGTTGCGGCGAAGTCGTACAAGCCGGAGAAGGGCAGATTTTCAACATACGCCACAAGAGCGATCTACTCCAGGATGTGCCGGTATTTTGCCGCGCTGGAACGACAAAAGAAAATCAAAACTTTGTCGCTCAACCAGTTGATCGAGCCCGAAGAGCCTACGGAGTTCGAGTATTTTGTGTCAGATCAAAAAGACTTCACCGAACATGTAGTGAACCGCTTGACGGTAGAACAATACATGACGTGTCTAACGCCTCTGGAACAGCGTGTCATCACTTTGTATTTTGGATTGAATGGTGAAGCTGAGGGATCAAGTGAAATCGGCGAAAAAATGGGATTTTCCCGACACATGGCGTACAAGATTGTACTCCGAGCGTTGAAGAAAATGCAGCGAATGCATCAAGCTGTTTGA
- a CDS encoding RusA family crossover junction endodeoxyribonuclease — MVKIVIEGRPVPAVRMTQRGKWLKKAAGRYLAYKNQVAWAAKAAKLRAGIETFTGPVEFIATVYLYGNREPDADNVGKALTDSLNGIIWVDDRQITDFTVRKRKVATKDEERAEIIVREAVLDEIETAEGA; from the coding sequence ATGGTCAAAATCGTGATTGAGGGGCGCCCCGTGCCCGCTGTCCGCATGACCCAGCGGGGAAAGTGGCTCAAAAAAGCCGCCGGCCGCTACCTGGCCTACAAGAATCAGGTGGCGTGGGCAGCAAAGGCGGCGAAGCTCCGGGCAGGAATCGAAACCTTTACCGGTCCGGTGGAGTTCATCGCCACGGTTTACCTGTATGGCAACCGTGAACCCGATGCTGACAACGTCGGAAAGGCTCTGACGGACAGTTTGAACGGAATCATTTGGGTCGATGACAGACAAATCACGGACTTCACAGTCCGTAAACGGAAAGTCGCAACCAAAGATGAAGAACGTGCGGAGATCATCGTGAGGGAGGCTGTTCTGGATGAAATTGAGACTGCAGAGGGAGCTTGA
- a CDS encoding DNA N-6-adenine-methyltransferase: MNAGLFSSAKCEWETPQDFFDRLNDEFGFEWDVCALPENAKCPRYFTPEQDGLQQEWTGVCWMNPPYGNEILKWVRKAYESSRNGATVVCLLPARVDTRWWHDYVMRSAEIRFVRGRLKFGGVDTNAPFPSAVVIFKPGQHELKVTTMEQK; encoded by the coding sequence ATGAATGCCGGCCTTTTCTCTTCCGCGAAGTGCGAATGGGAAACCCCGCAGGACTTTTTTGACCGGCTGAACGACGAGTTCGGATTCGAGTGGGATGTATGCGCCCTGCCCGAGAACGCGAAGTGTCCACGGTATTTCACTCCGGAGCAGGACGGCCTGCAACAGGAGTGGACGGGGGTCTGCTGGATGAATCCTCCGTATGGCAATGAAATCCTGAAATGGGTGCGTAAGGCTTACGAAAGTTCTCGGAACGGTGCCACCGTTGTATGCCTCCTACCAGCCCGAGTGGACACCCGATGGTGGCATGATTATGTGATGCGGTCGGCAGAAATCCGGTTTGTGCGCGGTCGACTCAAGTTCGGCGGAGTAGACACGAATGCTCCATTTCCGAGCGCGGTTGTCATCTTCAAGCCAGGGCAACACGAGCTGAAAGTCACCACGATGGAGCAAAAGTAA
- a CDS encoding replicative DNA helicase, with amino-acid sequence MITQINLEAEKSVIGSVLLDPEKIDKVIWLEPRDFQHVPHTLIWTAIRHLYKLDRPIDVVSITGELVKYKRLDEIGGVGYLNELLNQTPTAANVEYHAGIVRENSIRRRVYDIGQKIASLSNQPFDSTEAMFAEIDRLAGSVRPEAQGELVHLRDAEDEYFDYLDREDDLIKTGFPQFDSWVGGLGRGWLYVLAARPSVGKTAKMLQMLRGIAAQGQGQCLVWSQEMKRPALVNRMMASITGIELDTFRLKKLDAKQKKLAREIYQQEIAPLPIRIADAKHVTIDEITAAARQAKREAGPIAAIFVDYLGIMKIPQPAGVTRQQAIGEVTKKAKQLAMELDCVFILLAQMNREGKKAIQPSLEHLRESGDIEQDADIVEFLWENPDDTNPGPGAPGAKVVQSIIAKGRDVGVNKFRYAFYGKYQQFIDLPPLMEE; translated from the coding sequence ATGATCACTCAAATCAACCTGGAAGCGGAAAAGTCGGTAATCGGATCTGTTCTGTTGGATCCTGAAAAGATCGACAAAGTGATCTGGTTGGAACCACGGGACTTTCAACATGTCCCGCACACCCTGATCTGGACGGCCATCCGGCATCTGTACAAACTCGATCGCCCCATTGACGTCGTATCCATCACCGGTGAACTCGTAAAGTACAAACGATTGGACGAAATTGGCGGGGTTGGGTATCTCAATGAATTGCTAAATCAGACGCCGACCGCCGCCAACGTTGAATACCACGCAGGAATCGTCAGAGAAAACTCCATCCGACGGAGGGTATACGACATCGGCCAAAAGATCGCGTCTCTGTCAAATCAGCCGTTTGACAGCACGGAAGCGATGTTCGCGGAGATCGACCGGCTGGCCGGATCAGTGAGGCCGGAAGCACAAGGGGAACTGGTTCACCTCAGGGATGCAGAGGACGAATATTTCGACTATCTCGATCGCGAAGATGACTTGATCAAAACCGGTTTCCCTCAGTTCGATTCTTGGGTGGGCGGGCTCGGTCGTGGTTGGCTCTATGTGCTTGCGGCTCGTCCGTCAGTCGGAAAGACGGCCAAGATGCTCCAAATGCTCAGGGGGATCGCCGCGCAAGGGCAAGGTCAATGCTTGGTTTGGTCGCAGGAGATGAAGCGGCCGGCTTTGGTCAATCGGATGATGGCATCGATCACGGGAATTGAGTTGGACACTTTCCGCCTCAAAAAGCTCGATGCGAAACAAAAGAAGCTGGCTCGGGAGATCTACCAGCAGGAGATTGCACCGCTTCCTATCCGGATCGCGGATGCCAAACACGTCACCATCGACGAGATCACGGCCGCTGCCCGACAAGCCAAGAGAGAAGCCGGCCCCATCGCCGCGATTTTCGTGGATTACTTGGGAATCATGAAGATTCCTCAGCCGGCCGGAGTCACCCGACAGCAAGCGATCGGGGAAGTCACCAAAAAGGCGAAGCAGCTGGCGATGGAATTGGATTGCGTGTTCATCCTGCTGGCGCAGATGAACCGCGAAGGAAAAAAAGCAATCCAGCCGTCCCTGGAACATCTTCGGGAGTCCGGTGACATCGAACAGGACGCCGATATCGTTGAGTTCCTCTGGGAGAATCCCGACGATACCAATCCTGGGCCGGGAGCCCCGGGCGCGAAAGTGGTTCAATCCATCATCGCCAAAGGTCGGGATGTCGGAGTGAACAAATTCAGATATGCGTTCTACGGGAAATATCAACAGTTCATTGACCTCCCGCCGTTGATGGAGGAGTGA
- a CDS encoding AAA family ATPase translates to MRKQLLRQVYHDEERIAQMFQPAKKVKKSLKIVVYGDKGVGKTIFALNAPGKKAVIDTENGTDWYAEDFEFDVMKTRLYSEVKAAVKFIEQNPNKYDVLIIDPITNVYQTLIDAARQTAELRAKRKGRDAENANLTQGDWGVIKQKFRSLITDLCNLPCHTVITGWMADVYEGDGENRKKVGVKVDADKKIEHQPDVIIRLEVDPDGTRYGVIEKDRTRTYQTGQRVKDIAFTDFLGRVSKVGAVSRMQNEEEAARAEAEITPETVESIKAKWIELDQEPKVLTAHLRKTYGVKDVYGLTEKQGQEVLKWINKGGAADERETA, encoded by the coding sequence TTGAGAAAACAGCTGTTACGCCAAGTATACCACGACGAGGAGCGGATTGCACAGATGTTCCAGCCAGCAAAGAAAGTGAAAAAGTCGTTGAAAATCGTTGTCTACGGCGACAAGGGAGTTGGAAAAACGATCTTCGCTTTGAACGCGCCCGGCAAAAAGGCAGTGATCGATACGGAAAACGGGACGGACTGGTATGCGGAAGACTTCGAATTCGACGTGATGAAAACGCGGCTCTACAGCGAAGTGAAAGCGGCTGTGAAATTCATCGAACAAAACCCCAACAAGTACGACGTCCTGATCATCGACCCCATCACCAACGTGTATCAGACCCTGATCGACGCGGCCCGGCAAACGGCGGAACTCCGGGCCAAACGGAAAGGCCGGGACGCTGAAAACGCCAACCTTACCCAGGGCGATTGGGGAGTGATCAAGCAGAAATTCCGCTCCCTGATCACGGATCTCTGCAACCTGCCCTGTCACACCGTCATCACTGGTTGGATGGCCGATGTCTATGAAGGCGATGGCGAAAACCGCAAAAAGGTCGGGGTGAAGGTGGACGCTGACAAGAAAATCGAGCATCAGCCGGACGTCATCATCCGCCTTGAAGTTGATCCGGACGGCACGCGGTACGGAGTGATCGAGAAGGACCGGACACGGACGTACCAAACCGGCCAGCGAGTAAAGGACATCGCCTTCACGGACTTCCTTGGGCGGGTAAGCAAGGTGGGAGCCGTCAGCCGGATGCAGAACGAGGAAGAAGCAGCCAGAGCGGAAGCGGAAATCACGCCAGAGACGGTCGAGAGCATCAAGGCCAAATGGATCGAGCTGGATCAAGAGCCGAAAGTTTTGACGGCCCATCTCAGAAAGACATACGGAGTCAAAGACGTGTATGGGCTCACCGAAAAACAAGGCCAAGAGGTTTTGAAATGGATCAACAAGGGAGGCGCTGCTGATGAGCGAGAAACGGCTTGA
- a CDS encoding helix-turn-helix domain-containing protein — MKINLVALRVARKQRKITLEEMARAIGKETPAAYYFIESGKTRLLAEHIPPIAKALGMSVEELSRLLFSEFDFRKSKFTSDAV, encoded by the coding sequence ATGAAAATAAATCTGGTGGCCTTACGGGTCGCCCGAAAACAAAGGAAAATTACCCTAGAGGAAATGGCTAGAGCCATAGGCAAGGAAACGCCAGCAGCGTACTACTTCATTGAGTCCGGGAAAACCCGGTTGTTGGCGGAACATATCCCGCCGATCGCGAAGGCTTTAGGAATGAGCGTTGAAGAACTGTCAAGGCTCCTTTTTTCGGAGTTTGATTTTAGAAAATCTAAATTTACCTCCGACGCTGTTTGA
- a CDS encoding helix-turn-helix domain-containing protein: MTFGKRLRIARQRKGLTQKDVAAYLTKVHKKVSHSTVSQWERDAWSPDTETIKNLAQLLGVSADYLLGSESDEKKRDEEKSKLNVIDLLTEVKKRPHVIDPKTGQIHYIPEERAKIIADILEGYLREKGILPDNGDDCRSGTI, from the coding sequence ATGACATTCGGCAAACGTTTAAGGATCGCCCGGCAACGGAAGGGCCTCACTCAAAAGGATGTTGCTGCTTATTTGACCAAAGTCCACAAAAAGGTTAGCCATTCGACGGTATCTCAATGGGAACGGGATGCATGGAGCCCGGATACCGAAACGATAAAAAACCTTGCTCAACTCCTAGGAGTAAGCGCTGACTATCTGCTTGGAAGCGAAAGCGACGAAAAGAAAAGGGATGAGGAAAAATCCAAACTAAATGTCATTGATCTCTTGACAGAAGTCAAAAAACGCCCGCACGTAATCGATCCAAAAACAGGCCAGATCCATTACATTCCGGAAGAGAGAGCTAAAATCATCGCCGACATCTTGGAGGGATACCTTCGTGAAAAAGGAATCCTCCCAGACAACGGCGATGACTGCCGATCTGGAACTATTTGA
- a CDS encoding tetratricopeptide repeat protein, with protein MKSVRNEFPTFCAGCTNQAVFSISSKEMVHHMKLSREMGQYLKSQRESLGLKIKDIVCPGLSVKTIQRIEQGQTVSEKSLRLYCKQIGFPFHQLFQSERSDEQLDQLLDQIDADLEFRLDIPQSIHQLDEIKSKIGSSHPLMPRVLLLKAKGYLYAGKLDKAENEVVLCMDVSRKHDDTENILGMASLILGTINFYTRSLSVALEATEKAIWWFEQAIDKWGTEFKYYSRYFLALMNKVSFLEKKEQLMSAGETIDKLVENLKQISKADWKATILETKGRLERERGRHLEAIKHLHMGLQVSVDHGLCEEAFQLWKVLGDVHRDLKQPAEAERCYFQALRLKDRILSEGNSEEEKNRRGAVISTAFTALAEMYVAQEQYDKAKHYFEQALQFESDDSRFVDTYMGIGEMFLKRGKRESAHGPFQKALELAEEKGVFGKIPDIHSKLATCFQGTNETRYFYHLKMLHETYEKLKEAK; from the coding sequence ATGAAATCGGTCAGAAATGAATTTCCAACATTTTGCGCTGGTTGCACAAATCAAGCTGTATTTTCGATATCATCGAAGGAGATGGTGCACCATATGAAACTGTCGCGGGAGATGGGCCAATACCTGAAGTCTCAACGCGAATCTTTAGGATTGAAAATAAAAGACATCGTTTGTCCTGGACTGTCCGTCAAGACGATCCAGCGGATTGAACAAGGACAAACTGTCAGTGAAAAAAGTCTTCGGTTGTATTGCAAACAAATCGGGTTCCCGTTTCATCAATTGTTTCAATCGGAGCGCTCAGATGAACAATTGGACCAGTTGCTGGATCAGATCGACGCTGATCTGGAGTTCCGGCTGGATATCCCACAAAGCATCCATCAACTGGACGAAATCAAAAGCAAAATCGGATCTAGCCATCCGCTTATGCCGCGTGTTCTGTTGTTGAAAGCGAAAGGCTATTTGTATGCCGGAAAGCTGGACAAGGCAGAAAATGAAGTGGTTTTGTGTATGGATGTCTCTCGAAAACACGATGATACTGAGAACATCTTGGGAATGGCCTCCCTGATTTTGGGGACGATTAATTTCTACACCCGTTCGCTGTCTGTCGCTTTGGAGGCCACTGAGAAAGCCATCTGGTGGTTCGAGCAGGCGATTGACAAGTGGGGGACGGAATTCAAATATTACAGCCGGTATTTCCTCGCTCTGATGAACAAGGTCAGTTTTCTCGAGAAAAAAGAGCAATTGATGTCCGCAGGAGAAACCATCGACAAACTGGTTGAAAACCTGAAGCAAATCAGCAAGGCGGACTGGAAAGCCACCATTTTGGAGACAAAGGGGCGGTTGGAACGCGAACGCGGCCGCCATCTGGAGGCAATCAAACACCTCCATATGGGATTGCAGGTTTCAGTTGATCACGGTCTTTGCGAAGAAGCGTTCCAACTGTGGAAGGTTCTTGGTGATGTTCACCGGGATCTGAAGCAGCCGGCCGAAGCGGAGCGGTGTTATTTCCAGGCCCTTCGATTGAAAGATCGGATTCTCAGCGAAGGGAATTCGGAGGAGGAGAAAAATCGGAGAGGCGCGGTCATCTCCACTGCGTTCACTGCCCTTGCGGAAATGTACGTCGCGCAAGAGCAGTACGACAAGGCGAAACACTACTTCGAGCAGGCCCTCCAATTCGAAAGTGACGATTCCCGTTTCGTGGATACTTACATGGGGATCGGGGAGATGTTCCTCAAGCGCGGGAAACGCGAGTCGGCGCATGGTCCCTTCCAGAAAGCCCTGGAGCTCGCAGAGGAAAAGGGTGTTTTCGGGAAAATTCCGGATATCCATAGCAAACTGGCCACGTGCTTCCAAGGCACAAACGAAACGCGGTATTTCTACCACCTCAAAATGCTGCACGAAACTTACGAAAAACTGAAGGAGGCAAAGTGA
- a CDS encoding replication-relaxation family protein, translating into MERGRIFPWLDEKETPHLTQMERIMITIYMFGVVTIPQLMVITGWPKSKVMAALNRIRRQGKTPEGKNDWLIYWVPGPGKPYIYTLGQKSIEHVCAIRKEQIGNGKRKKRPHKKGHMWHFLGFNEIICRLLGGGVPVDEFMVGKEVMSWIYHKLIQRKYIRDEERVEVDRPDFLPVKPDGLVEVNGEEYFLEYDTGSEPALKLRERLERYIDFYPMLKDRHKGFPTTLWITVTPNRRATIERVAQQINEKWSDVWSRPTFPKMYTLVEGEEVDFLKGHLEIDPFWEGE; encoded by the coding sequence ATGGAGAGGGGCCGAATTTTCCCCTGGTTGGACGAAAAAGAAACGCCGCACCTCACGCAGATGGAGCGGATCATGATCACGATCTACATGTTCGGAGTGGTGACGATTCCGCAATTGATGGTGATTACTGGTTGGCCGAAATCAAAGGTCATGGCAGCACTCAACCGGATTCGGCGTCAGGGGAAAACACCGGAGGGGAAAAATGACTGGTTGATCTACTGGGTGCCGGGCCCGGGGAAACCGTACATTTACACCTTGGGCCAGAAATCCATTGAACATGTGTGTGCGATCAGGAAGGAACAGATCGGGAACGGGAAACGGAAGAAGCGGCCGCACAAGAAAGGCCACATGTGGCACTTTCTTGGGTTCAATGAAATCATTTGCCGACTGTTGGGCGGTGGGGTTCCAGTCGATGAATTCATGGTTGGAAAAGAGGTCATGTCTTGGATCTACCACAAGCTGATTCAACGAAAGTACATCCGGGACGAGGAACGGGTGGAAGTGGACCGGCCGGACTTCCTCCCGGTGAAGCCCGACGGACTGGTGGAGGTTAATGGGGAGGAGTATTTCCTGGAGTATGACACCGGTAGCGAGCCGGCGCTAAAGCTTCGGGAACGCCTTGAGCGGTACATTGATTTTTATCCGATGTTGAAGGACCGTCACAAAGGATTCCCCACGACCCTCTGGATCACGGTGACCCCGAACCGGCGGGCCACCATTGAACGGGTCGCACAGCAAATCAATGAAAAATGGTCGGACGTATGGAGCCGTCCGACTTTCCCCAAGATGTATACCCTCGTAGAGGGTGAAGAGGTCGATTTTCTGAAGGGCCATTTGGAAATCGATCCATTTTGGGAGGGAGAATGA
- a CDS encoding ATP-binding protein produces MNEDFNKIIAHSPLILLGWGMAKGIYNVFSFLKGEMVEAGTVAIDMAQTWAGPAVGVATGSAIAYLGAKAYKLLRPQKLSALRIAPGEKGEIDPKKIEEMAGSLGHMRRNWFRELQKGRIWMSWLITKDERGRIEFRLIVPEDVSQTVKKTLKLGFPGSLVEIDEEFQGIPWADETKGIAGHLTLAIRNKGYGLKNHVEPNGIGDILTMMPHQSLLEIRFSPTEVKELRQDGRGLVYRLKSRKDRIQEDNDKIKRITERYHGRQAFDVAVFLWAKANQIAPVAHRIAQHMNGLNQIKLKQYRFFFAGERAAWNWKLLHPLPWRMMTWNDRELANLLSLPEPDHPVMESVETALIKKKPKQGELIRGHKIGVADHPELKDRPIRVSTETLMLHPVISGASGSGKSAAILSILDEFLEQWIQNPRAPGMTVADPHTDLIRKILNRLLEMERKGRKIPWERVRCFRFGPTEFPVPMNLLHKPEEANSIDELVEETTEIILAAYPGELSKSRVALENAIHALLWDDEPHTIAEISKLFKKKKGQPSELLRRLIPKIGNEVVRQWFIDKVIDAEKEQNVDALLTRLNPFLANQSMQRMFMQDGNVFDAQKIFDDGHLVLLDFKGALGPAYKLAAGWLTNHYHREIQRRRGLGREHLMVFDEAQLFSVPRFSDIVREDRKFGLGVAICTQDIHRLDKELVETLKINSGLMISLNQSDGAPVMARLMRDEFTPSHLAKLPPLHAAMWSREGSANLLFQPPGFIWEGVMVQQKSREERLAITEAEQKFSELQRRECRPADEVDQEIRERLTGKEEQAKKVRPIRSAQ; encoded by the coding sequence ATGAACGAAGATTTCAACAAGATCATTGCCCATTCCCCCTTGATTTTGCTGGGCTGGGGAATGGCGAAGGGCATTTACAATGTGTTTTCCTTCCTCAAAGGCGAAATGGTAGAAGCCGGAACGGTTGCGATTGATATGGCGCAGACATGGGCTGGCCCGGCGGTCGGTGTTGCTACTGGTTCCGCTATCGCATACCTCGGCGCGAAAGCCTACAAACTTCTCAGACCGCAAAAACTCTCCGCTCTCCGGATCGCCCCGGGCGAGAAGGGAGAGATCGACCCGAAGAAAATCGAGGAGATGGCGGGGAGCCTGGGGCACATGCGGCGGAACTGGTTCAGGGAACTGCAAAAGGGCCGCATCTGGATGAGCTGGCTGATCACGAAGGACGAGCGGGGCCGGATTGAGTTCCGCCTGATCGTACCGGAAGACGTTTCCCAGACCGTCAAGAAGACGCTCAAACTGGGATTCCCGGGAAGCTTGGTCGAGATTGATGAGGAATTCCAGGGGATTCCTTGGGCGGATGAAACTAAAGGGATTGCCGGCCACCTGACGCTGGCGATCCGGAACAAAGGCTATGGATTGAAAAACCACGTAGAACCGAATGGAATCGGCGACATCCTCACAATGATGCCCCACCAGTCACTCCTCGAAATCCGATTCAGTCCCACTGAAGTAAAGGAACTCCGACAAGATGGTCGGGGGCTTGTGTACCGTCTGAAATCGCGGAAAGACCGCATCCAGGAAGACAATGACAAGATAAAGCGCATCACTGAACGTTACCACGGCCGGCAGGCCTTCGACGTCGCCGTTTTTCTCTGGGCGAAAGCGAACCAGATCGCACCGGTGGCGCACCGGATCGCCCAGCACATGAACGGCTTGAACCAAATCAAACTCAAACAATATCGGTTCTTCTTCGCTGGCGAGCGGGCCGCATGGAACTGGAAACTGCTCCACCCGCTTCCGTGGCGGATGATGACTTGGAATGACCGGGAACTGGCGAATCTCCTGAGCCTGCCGGAACCGGATCACCCGGTGATGGAATCCGTTGAGACGGCGCTGATCAAGAAAAAACCGAAGCAGGGCGAGCTGATCCGCGGTCACAAGATCGGCGTGGCGGACCATCCGGAGCTGAAGGACCGACCGATCCGGGTCAGCACCGAAACCCTGATGCTCCATCCGGTGATCAGCGGAGCGTCCGGTTCCGGCAAGAGCGCGGCAATCCTCTCCATCCTCGACGAATTCCTGGAACAGTGGATCCAGAATCCGCGGGCTCCAGGGATGACGGTGGCGGATCCGCATACCGATCTGATCCGGAAGATCTTGAACAGACTTCTGGAAATGGAACGGAAAGGGCGGAAAATCCCGTGGGAGCGGGTTCGGTGCTTCCGGTTCGGACCGACGGAATTTCCGGTCCCGATGAACCTGCTGCACAAGCCGGAAGAGGCCAACAGTATCGATGAGTTGGTGGAGGAGACGACGGAGATCATCCTGGCGGCGTATCCCGGGGAACTCTCCAAGTCTCGGGTGGCGCTGGAAAATGCGATCCATGCCTTGTTGTGGGACGATGAACCCCACACCATTGCCGAGATTTCGAAACTCTTCAAGAAAAAGAAAGGCCAGCCGAGCGAGCTTCTCCGCCGGCTGATCCCGAAGATCGGGAACGAGGTCGTCCGGCAATGGTTCATTGACAAGGTGATTGACGCAGAAAAGGAGCAGAACGTGGACGCGCTGCTCACCAGGTTGAACCCGTTTTTGGCCAATCAGTCGATGCAAAGGATGTTCATGCAAGACGGCAACGTTTTTGATGCCCAAAAGATCTTCGATGACGGTCATCTGGTTTTGCTGGACTTCAAGGGAGCGCTGGGGCCGGCCTACAAACTGGCCGCTGGCTGGCTCACCAACCACTATCACCGCGAGATCCAGCGGCGCCGGGGGCTGGGCCGGGAACACCTGATGGTGTTCGACGAGGCCCAACTGTTCAGCGTCCCGCGGTTCTCCGACATCGTGAGGGAGGACCGGAAATTCGGCCTCGGTGTGGCAATTTGTACGCAAGACATTCACCGGCTTGACAAAGAGTTGGTGGAAACGCTGAAGATCAATAGCGGCCTGATGATCTCGCTCAATCAGAGCGATGGGGCCCCTGTAATGGCTAGATTGATGCGAGACGAGTTCACGCCGAGTCATCTGGCGAAGCTCCCCCCGCTCCACGCTGCCATGTGGAGCCGGGAGGGATCCGCGAACCTGTTGTTCCAGCCTCCTGGCTTCATCTGGGAAGGCGTCATGGTCCAACAGAAAAGCCGGGAGGAGCGGCTGGCCATCACGGAGGCGGAGCAGAAATTCAGCGAGCTCCAGCGCCGTGAATGCCGGCCGGCCGACGAGGTGGACCAGGAGATCCGGGAACGCCTCACCGGCAAAGAAGAACAAGCGAAAAAAGTTCGGCCGATTCGGTCGGCTCAATGA
- a CDS encoding ribbon-helix-helix domain-containing protein, whose product MGKKYNELVNRKPIGNAIRKELWFAIDQLHRETKIPKATLWDEAAELLLRKYGKEIPEETAGHGGERR is encoded by the coding sequence ATGGGCAAGAAATACAATGAACTAGTCAACAGAAAACCTATCGGAAACGCGATCCGCAAGGAATTGTGGTTCGCGATAGACCAACTACACAGGGAAACCAAGATTCCGAAGGCGACATTGTGGGACGAGGCAGCGGAGCTGCTTCTGAGGAAGTATGGGAAGGAGATTCCCGAAGAGACGGCCGGCCATGGCGGTGAAAGGCGTTGA